In Erigeron canadensis isolate Cc75 chromosome 7, C_canadensis_v1, whole genome shotgun sequence, one DNA window encodes the following:
- the LOC122607004 gene encoding FKBP12-interacting protein of 37 kDa, which translates to MASRSHLDDDDDFGGDFPGANPNRLSGTKRSFGDIDDDEDDIFGSKKANIKVEETAPGVTTGMILSLRESLQSCQDNLATCQSELEAAKSEVQKWHSAFQKESFISTDSTVEPRVVINYLQNLKSSEESLREQLEKTKRKEAAFIVTIAKREQEIADLKSAVRDLRSQLKPLSMQARRLLLDPAIHEEFMRLKNLVEEKDKKIKELQDNVAAVNFTPQSKMGKMLMAKCRTLQQENEEIGNQAKEGKIHELSMKLAMQKSLNVELRNHFEGLCKHLEGLTNDVEKSNEMVLILEEKLEDKEAEIQRLKQQLQQKSTTTKEITEIVTDDKTDTDEEIIVSIGSPEG; encoded by the exons ATGGCATCTCGCTCTCATTTAGACGAC gatGATGATTTCGGTGGCGATTTTCCTGGAGCTAACCCTAATAGACTTTcag ggACTAAAAGATCGTTTGgagatattgatgatgatgaggatgacaTATTTGGTTCtaaaaag GCTAACATAAAAGTAGAGGAAACTGCACCAGGTGTGACAACTGGGATGATATTATCTCTGCGCGAAAG CCTCCAGAGTTGTCAGGATAACCTTGCAACATGCCAA TCGGAGCTCGAAGCTGCAAAGTCAGAAGTTCAAAAGTGGCATTCTGCATTTCAGAAGGAGTCCTTCATTTCTACGGACTCAACAGTCG AACCCAGAGTAGTTATCAATTATCTCCAAAACTTAAAATCTTCTGAGGAATCACTTCGAGAGCAG TTAGAGAAAACAAAGAGAAAGGAAGCTGCATTTATAGTAACCATTGCAAAGCGAGAGCAGGAAATAGCAGATTTGAAG TCTGCAGTTCGAGATTTAAGGTCACAACTGAAGCCTCTGTCAATGCAG GCAAGAAGATTATTACTTGATCCTGCAATTCATGAAGAATTTATGCGTTTGAAG AATTTGGTAGAGGAGAAGGATAAAAAGATAAAGGAACTACAAGATAATGTTGCTGCTGTGAACTTCACCCCACAAAGCAAAATGGGGAAGATGCTAATGGCTAAATGCAGAACCCTGCAGCAAGAAAACGAGGAGATAGGGAATCAAGCCAAGGAGGGAAAG ATACATGAGCTGTCAATGAAACTTGCTATGCAGAAATCTCTGAATGTAGAACTCAGAAACCATTTTGAAG GATTATGCAAGCACTTGGAGGGACTGACAAATGACGTTGAAAAATCGAATGAAATG GTGCTAATCTTGGAAGAAAAGCTTGAAGATAAAGAAGCTGAGATACAGAGATTAAAGCAGCAGTTGCAGCAGAAGAGCACCACGACAAAAGAAATAACCGAGATAGTTACTGATGATAAAACAGACACTGATGAGGAGATTATAGTGTCGATAGGAAGTCCTGAAGGTTAA
- the LOC122607092 gene encoding uncharacterized protein LOC122607092 — protein sequence MLDHNTTKHRYYFLNTNANMVSSISSFSCKSPTTFTFLCILLLFVFVTESVSTNETSINPMDGLKKMKRVRAHLKKINKPSVKTIKSPDGDLIDCVVSHLQPAFDHPKLRGQKPLEAPSERPKGHNSSDEIFDTIQLWAELEFCPEGTIPIRRTSEKDVLRASSLRRFGRKIRRGVRRDTSSGGHEHAVAFVNGDQYYGAKASLNVWTPAVSDPYEFSLSQLWVISGSFGNDLNTIEAGWQVSPELYGDGYPRFFTYWTTDAYQATGCYNLLCSGFVQTNNRIAIGAAISPRSSYNGKQFDIGIMIWKDPKHGHWWLQFGSGVLIGYWPSFLFSHLQKQASMVQFGGEIVNSRSRGSHTSTQMGSGHFADEGFRKAAYFRNLQVVDWDNSLLPLTNLHLQADHSNCYNIKAGKNNVWGNYIYYGGPGRNAGCP from the exons ATGTTAGACCATAATACAACCAAACATAGATATTATTTCTTAAATACCAATGCAAACATGGTTTCTTctatttcatctttttcttgcAAATCTCCAACTACTTTCACATTTCTTTGTATcttgttgttgtttgtttttgttacgGAATCCGTATCGACAAACGAAACTAGTATCAATCCAATGGATGGGTTAAAGAAGATGAAAAGAGTAAGAGCTCATTTAAAGAAGATCAACAAACCATCAGTCAAGACTATTAAG AGCCCTGATGGTGATTTGATAGATTGTGTTGTTTCTCATCTTCAACCAGCTTTTGATCATCCTAAGCTTAGAGGACAAAAGCCattg GAAGCACCAAGTGAGAGGCCAAAAGGGCATAACTCAAGTGATGAAATATTTGATACAATTCAGTTATGGGCAGAGTTGGAATTTTGCCCAGAAGGGACTATTCCTATTAGAAGAACAAGTGAAAAAGATGTTTTAAGAGCAAGTTCTTTAagaagatttggaagaaagaTTAGACGAGGTGTGAGGCGTGACACATCGAGTGGCGGTCATGAG CATGCAGTTGCTTTTGTAAATGGAGATCAGTACTATGGAGCCAAAGCTAGTTTAAATGTATGGACTCCTGCGGTTAGTGATCCATACGAGTTTAGTTTGTCACAGTTATGGGTCATATCAGGCTCTTTTGGCAATGATCTTAATACCATTGAAGCTGGCTGGCAG GTTAGCCCGGAGTTATATGGAGATGGTTATCCTAGGTTTTTCACTTACTGGACG ACTGATGCATACCAAGCCACAGGGTGTTATAACTTGCTATGCTCAGGATTTGTTCAAACAAACAACAGGATTGCAATAGGTGCAGCAATATCTCCAAGGTCATCTTACAATGGCAAACAGTTTGATATTGGTATCATGATATGGAAG GACCCTAAACATGGACATTGGTGGCTCCAATTTGGATCCGGGGTACTCATCGGCTATTGGCCATCATTCTTGTTTAGTCATTTGCAAAAGCAAGCAAGTATGGTACAATTTGGAGGGGAGATAGTGAACTCAAGATCAAGAGGTTCTCACACATCAACCCAAATGGGCAGTGGTCATTTCGCAGATGAAGGTTTCAGGAAAGCTGCCTATTTCCGTAACTTGCAGGTTGTTGATTGGGACAATAGTTTACTACCTTTAACAAATCTTCATCTACAAGCTGATCATTCAAACTGTTACAATATAAAAGCGGGTAAAAATAATGTATGGGggaattatatttattatggaGGTCCTGGAAGGAATGCAGGTTGTCCATAG
- the LOC122608320 gene encoding cytochrome P450 Tp4149-like has translation MESLPILSLSSLLFITNLLVSLVLMIICILRMKLISFQSNTNKNLPPSPPRLPIIGNFHQLGSNPHYSLKELSQRHGPIMLLRLGSVPMLVASSSQAAQEIMKTHDISFSSRPNSHILNILLYGCKDIAFSPNNEYWRQLKSIVVSHLLSNAQVKSFQKVREKEIGLVIESLNDSCGSSVDMSALLVSLAENVMCRVALGKKIDGLKLTSLLRRYLNMFNLFSVGSYIPWLSWVDQLTGLVGKAEKVVNEFDEFLEDVIREHENKKKLDEDNVEFEEGKDFIDMLLSVQKDVTMGFAFQKDTIKAVILDIFGGGIDSVFTSMEWIMSELVKHPRVMKKLQKEITEVLQERSVISEEDLERMQYLKAVIKESWRLHPPVPTLIPRKSTQDVKLMGYDIPAGTQAMINVWQIGRDPALWEEPNEFKPERFSKNTIINYRGPTFDVLPFGAGRRSCPGTQFGAAVIELAIANIVQKFNFALPDGVKNEDLDMTDKYGITVHRKFPLQVIASPRF, from the exons ATGGAATCCTTGCCAATATTATCCTTGTCAAGTTTACTCTTCATCACTAATTTGTTAGTCTCTCTAGTTTTGATGATTATATGTATTCTTCGTATGAAATTGATTTCATTTCAATCGAATACGAATAAAAACttaccaccgtcaccaccaagACTTCCGATCATTGGCAACTTCCATCAATTAGGCTCAAACCCGCATTACTCTCTCAAAGAATTGTCACAAAGACACGGTCCAATCATGCTTCTTCGCCTTGGTAGCGTACCTATGCTTGTAGCATCTTCTTCTCAAGCAGCCCAAGAGATCATGAAAACCCACGACATATCATTCTCTAGTCGACCCAACTCACATATCCTAAACATATTGTTGTATGGTTGTAAGGATATCGCGTTTTCTCCAAATAATGAATATTGGAGGCAGTTGAAAAGTATTGTGGTGTCACATCTTTTAAGTAACGCACAAGTTAAGTCATTCCAAAAGGTGAGGGAAAAAGAGATAGGTCTTGTGATCGAGTCACTTAACGATAGTTGTGGTTCTTCGGTTGATATGAGTGCGTTGCTTGTTTCTCTTGCGGAAAATGTGATGTGTAGGGTGGCACTTGGGAAGAAAATTGATGGATTAAAGCTTACAAGTTTGTTAAGAAGGTATCTAAATATGTTTAATCTTTTTAGTGTTGGGAGTTATATTCCATGGTTATCATGGGTAGATCAACTCACTGGTTTAGTAGGCAAAGCGGAAAAAGTTGTTAACGAATTTGATGAGTTTCTTGAAGATGTTATTAGAGAGCATGAGAACAAGAAGAAATTAGATGAAGATAATGTTGAGTTTGAGGAAGGGAAAGACTTCATCGATATGTTACTAAGCGTCCAAAAAGATGTAACGATGGGATTTGCTTTTCAAAAAGACACCATTAAAGCCGTGATCTTG GACATATTCGGCGGTGGAATTGACAGTGTTTTTACAAGTATGGAGTGGATAATGAGCGAGCTAGTAAAACACCCAAGAGTAAtgaaaaaactacaaaaagaaaTAACGGAAGTTTTGCAAGAAAGATCAGTGATTTCCGAGGAAGATTTGGAGAGAATGCAGTATCTTAAAGCAGTCATAAAAGAGAGTTGGCGACTACATCCTCCAGTTCCAACTCTTATTCCTCGGAAATCAACACAAGATGTTAAGCTAATGGGATATGACATTCCAGCCGGCACACAAGCTATGATTAACGTTTGGCAAATAGGAAGAGATCCGGCCTTATGGGAGGAACCTAACGAGTTTAAGCCAGAAAGGTTCTCAAAAAACACTATTATTAACTATAGAGGTCCTACTTTTGATGTGCTTCCATTTGGGGCGGGTCGACGATCATGCCCAGGTACTCAATTTGGCGCAGCTGTCATCGAACTTGCTATAGCAAATATCGTGCAAAAGTTCAACTTTGCGCTGCCAGATGGAGTTAAAAATGAGGATTTGGACATGACTGACAAATATGGTATTACAGTTCATAGGAAGTTCCCTTTGCAGGTTATTGCGAGCCCGCGGTTCTAG